In one Lachnospiraceae bacterium GAM79 genomic region, the following are encoded:
- a CDS encoding PrsW family intramembrane metalloprotease, with product MNNIRVLFIVAALPALLLLGFIYYRDRKEKPPVKLMILLLATGAATTVPAAIVEFIGQAFVMGDSDDLGLRLLIFCFFVIAVAEELGKYLVTICITWKSKEMQHSYDGVIYAVCSSLGFAILENVLYVYQGGLLTGIMRAFTAIPLHCTVGVVMGALYAKAREEAYAGDRGGMIGYMAWAYLVPVCIHGAYDYAIMAASYGLIAEGWIYVILIGAYIISVVLILVCSNHDHRIDGRPETADYGFYRTEYRRPGRSYYYQTQQANPMGYPQNQGYPGNTAYPQNQGYPGNNAYVSNQYYTGNTVNPQNNGYAGNTSYPQNQSYMGNAMNPQNQGYTGNNAYVSNQYYTGNTVNPKNTGYIGNTSYPQNAGVNPYRRSDTAADQTPNSTTPYSVNSYNGQMYSSYNEQEDNYNMR from the coding sequence ATGAATAATATACGAGTGCTTTTTATCGTAGCGGCACTTCCGGCATTATTGTTGCTTGGATTTATATATTACAGGGATCGCAAAGAGAAACCGCCGGTTAAGTTGATGATTCTACTTTTGGCGACCGGTGCAGCAACTACTGTTCCGGCAGCTATCGTAGAGTTTATAGGTCAGGCATTTGTCATGGGTGATTCAGATGATTTGGGACTTCGTCTGCTTATCTTCTGTTTCTTTGTTATAGCTGTAGCCGAGGAATTAGGTAAATATCTGGTTACGATATGTATCACATGGAAAAGTAAGGAGATGCAGCATAGCTATGATGGCGTGATTTATGCCGTATGCTCTTCATTGGGATTTGCAATTCTGGAAAATGTGTTATATGTATATCAGGGTGGACTACTGACCGGAATTATGAGGGCGTTTACAGCGATTCCCCTTCATTGTACGGTCGGTGTTGTGATGGGAGCATTATATGCAAAGGCGAGAGAAGAAGCATATGCCGGTGACAGAGGCGGAATGATCGGTTACATGGCATGGGCGTATCTTGTGCCGGTATGTATTCATGGGGCATATGATTACGCGATCATGGCGGCTTCTTATGGTTTAATTGCAGAAGGATGGATTTATGTCATTCTGATAGGGGCATATATTATATCTGTTGTGTTGATTCTGGTATGTTCCAATCATGATCACAGAATTGACGGCAGACCTGAGACAGCTGATTATGGATTCTATCGAACCGAATACCGCAGGCCGGGCAGAAGCTATTATTATCAGACTCAGCAGGCAAATCCGATGGGCTATCCGCAGAATCAGGGTTATCCGGGAAATACCGCATACCCGCAGAATCAGGGTTATCCCGGAAATAATGCATATGTGTCGAATCAGTATTATACGGGTAATACAGTGAATCCACAGAATAACGGATATGCAGGAAATACCTCATATCCACAAAACCAGAGTTATATGGGTAATGCGATGAATCCACAGAATCAGGGTTATACCGGAAATAATGCATATGTGTCGAATCAGTATTATACGGGTAATACAGTGAACCCAAAGAATACCGGATATATCGGAAACACATCATATCCGCAAAATGCCGGAGTAAATCCATATCGTAGATCAGACACAGCAGCAGATCAGACACCAAATTCAACAACACCATACAGTGTGAATTCATATAATGGACAGATGTATTCATCATATAATGAACAGGAAGATAACTATAATATGAGATAG
- a CDS encoding rhodanese-like domain-containing protein, which produces MRFHNIPVRDIMQEAVRYGGVIVDVRTEEEFLRGHIPMAVNVPLSEIQCGNYNLPKHKVLLTYCQYGGSSALAARILTQAGYRVINTVGGIVQYKGALTKNR; this is translated from the coding sequence ATGAGATTTCACAATATACCCGTTCGCGATATCATGCAGGAGGCAGTTCGTTATGGCGGGGTGATCGTGGATGTTCGAACAGAAGAAGAATTCCTGAGAGGGCATATACCGATGGCTGTTAATGTGCCATTATCCGAGATTCAGTGTGGCAATTATAATCTTCCAAAACATAAAGTATTACTCACATATTGTCAGTACGGAGGCAGTAGCGCACTGGCGGCAAGAATACTGACACAGGCAGGTTACAGAGTGATCAATACAGTTGGTGGAATTGTACAGTATAAGGGTGCATTGACCAAAAACCGCTGA
- the eno gene encoding phosphopyruvate hydratase, which produces MNYLEIEKVIGREIIDSRGNPTVEAEVILADGTVGRGAAPSGASTGEFEALELRDGDKNRFGGKGVQKAVENINTKINDVLVGMDASDTYAVDQAMIKADGTKDKSNLGANAILAVSIAAARAAAISLDVPLYRFLGGVSGNRLPVPMMNIINGGCHALSSGLDVQEFMIMPVGAPSFKECLRWCAEVFHALQAILKERGLATSVGDEGGFAPALASDEEAIETILEAVKKAGYEPGKDFKIAMDAASSEWKTGKVGEYKLPKAGTVYTSEELIAHWKRLVEKYPIISIEDGLDEEDWEGWKKLTAELGDKVQLVGDDLFVTNTERLAKGIELGCGNSILIKLNQIGSVSETLEAIKMAHKAGYTAISSHRSGETADTTIADLAVALNTCQIKTGAPSRSERVAKYNQLLRIEEELGASAVYPGMKAFNVK; this is translated from the coding sequence ATGAATTATTTAGAAATCGAAAAAGTAATTGGACGAGAGATTATTGACTCAAGAGGAAATCCTACAGTAGAAGCAGAAGTTATTCTTGCAGATGGTACTGTCGGACGTGGAGCTGCTCCAAGTGGTGCATCAACAGGTGAGTTTGAAGCATTAGAGCTTCGTGATGGTGATAAGAATCGTTTTGGCGGTAAGGGCGTTCAGAAAGCTGTTGAAAATATCAACACAAAAATTAATGACGTATTAGTTGGAATGGATGCATCTGATACATATGCTGTAGATCAGGCAATGATCAAGGCAGACGGAACAAAGGACAAGTCAAATCTGGGTGCAAATGCAATCCTTGCTGTATCAATCGCAGCAGCAAGAGCAGCAGCTATTTCACTGGATGTACCTTTATATCGTTTCTTAGGCGGTGTAAGCGGAAACAGACTTCCGGTTCCTATGATGAACATTATCAATGGTGGATGTCATGCATTATCATCCGGTCTGGATGTTCAGGAGTTCATGATCATGCCGGTTGGTGCTCCTTCATTCAAAGAGTGTCTCAGATGGTGTGCAGAGGTATTCCATGCACTTCAGGCTATCTTAAAGGAAAGAGGACTTGCTACATCAGTTGGTGATGAAGGTGGATTTGCACCTGCACTTGCATCTGATGAAGAAGCAATCGAGACAATTCTCGAGGCAGTAAAGAAAGCCGGATATGAACCGGGTAAGGACTTCAAGATTGCTATGGATGCAGCTTCATCCGAGTGGAAGACAGGCAAGGTTGGCGAGTACAAGCTGCCAAAGGCCGGTACAGTATATACATCAGAAGAGCTGATCGCTCACTGGAAGAGACTGGTTGAGAAGTACCCGATCATCTCCATCGAAGATGGTCTGGATGAAGAAGACTGGGAAGGCTGGAAGAAGCTTACAGCAGAACTTGGCGACAAAGTACAGTTAGTTGGTGACGACCTTTTCGTTACAAATACAGAGAGACTTGCAAAGGGTATCGAGCTTGGCTGTGGTAACAGTATCCTGATCAAATTAAACCAGATCGGTTCTGTATCAGAGACATTGGAAGCGATCAAGATGGCTCACAAGGCCGGATACACAGCTATCTCATCTCACAGATCAGGCGAGACAGCAGATACAACGATCGCAGATCTTGCAGTTGCTTTAAATACCTGCCAGATCAAGACCGGTGCACCATCCAGATCTGAGCGTGTAGCTAAGTACAACCAGCTCTTAAGAATCGAAGAAGAGCTTGGTGCTTCAGCCGTATATCCGGGTATGAAAGCCTTCAATGTAAAATAA